A portion of the Thunnus maccoyii chromosome 20, fThuMac1.1, whole genome shotgun sequence genome contains these proteins:
- the atoh1c gene encoding protein lyl-1: MPPRKSLFAPFISVDPEGGVAPAPFHTDIHALLQRSRAQERPKTERTRGVCDHRDPPCAIVELRLGPAGGALHYLQPDKCALERAQRRRRLAANARERRRMLGLNVAFDRLRSVIPNLESDKKLSKSETLQMAQIYIATLSELLQEGASVPARAPRPPGAAPPSQGPALLAGEPPGPDRDFHTGKSGGGPVRTEEEQRRYDEDMWERTNGTK, from the coding sequence ATGCCGCCGCGTAAAAGCCTCTTTGCGCCTTTCATCTCAGTGGACCCGGAGGGAGGAGTGGCCCCGGCGCCTTTCCACACCGACATCCACGCTCTGCTGCAGCGGAGCCGCGCGCAGGAGCGACCGAAGACAGAGCGCACCAGAGGCGTCTGCGACCACCGAGACCCTCCGTGCGCCATAGTGGAGCTCCGGCTGGGCCCCGCAGGCGGCGCGCTGCACTACCTCCAGCCGGACAAGTGCGCTCTGGAGCGGGCGCAGAGACGGAGGAGACTCGCAGCCAACGCccgggagaggaggaggatgctgGGGCTCAACGTCGCCTTCGACCGACTCCGGAGCGTCATCCCAAACCTGGAGAGCGACAAGAAGCTCTCCAAATCCGAGACTCTCCAAATGGCGCAGATTTACATCGCCACCCTCAGCGAGCTGCTCCAAGAGGGCGCCTCGGTGCCGGCCCGCGCACCGCGGCCCCCGGGGGCCGCTCCGCCCTCACAGGGGCCCGCACTGCTGGCAGGGGAGCCACCGGGACCAGATAGGGACTTTCACACCGGGAAAAGCGGCGGAGGCCCGGTGCgcacagaggaggagcagaggagataTGATGAGGACATGTGGGAGAGAACGAACGGGACCAAGTGA